One Leifsonia shinshuensis DNA window includes the following coding sequences:
- a CDS encoding type II toxin-antitoxin system death-on-curing family toxin yields MSANIDEERIVMAKRRSWTVGTLSSASGLDVEQVLLALWGEKIEYPMDANSRIHPSDVAAAERATGIEGSRLKRISYWLDELSVSRAELVEYLAELGVRVHPAASTLPKGAIRRLEHHPSREFRKRDQEVTSEPKPQAPPLVWEVPGNTRSCNYLSAAEIEQVHVALTVDFQSTDDPISPPGVKSRALLESAAGRPAASFGDQMKYTTVESSAAALLHSIVQNHPFHNGNKRTALVAMLVFLDRHNLVIQSDEADLYRFMVQVAAHGLLDPDVEYDRIADREVLAIANWIHKRTRQIRREDRAVTWRELSHRLRELGCEVLPDRGEWMLVKRRVSGRRTLLGRKTLELSSRYRNTSDGREVPKSIIKRMRRELQLDPENGFDAEVFYGDAKGPDFFILEYSQLLKRLARV; encoded by the coding sequence TTGTCTGCCAATATCGACGAGGAACGCATAGTCATGGCAAAGCGTCGAAGTTGGACGGTAGGTACGTTGAGTTCTGCGTCGGGTCTTGACGTCGAACAGGTACTCCTAGCCCTCTGGGGCGAAAAGATCGAATACCCGATGGATGCAAACTCGCGAATCCATCCCAGCGACGTCGCCGCGGCGGAACGCGCAACAGGCATCGAGGGATCCAGGTTGAAGCGGATCAGCTACTGGCTCGATGAGCTCTCCGTGTCACGCGCGGAGCTTGTCGAATACCTCGCTGAGTTAGGAGTGCGGGTTCACCCCGCAGCAAGCACCCTCCCGAAAGGTGCGATTAGGCGGCTGGAGCACCATCCTTCTCGGGAATTTCGCAAGCGCGATCAAGAGGTGACCAGCGAGCCAAAACCCCAGGCGCCACCGTTGGTGTGGGAGGTCCCTGGAAATACGAGAAGTTGCAACTATTTGAGTGCAGCTGAAATTGAACAAGTGCATGTGGCCTTGACAGTGGACTTCCAATCAACCGACGATCCCATTTCACCGCCGGGAGTCAAAAGCCGAGCCCTGCTAGAGAGCGCGGCTGGCCGACCGGCTGCGTCTTTCGGCGACCAGATGAAATACACAACCGTCGAGTCATCGGCCGCGGCTTTGCTTCACTCGATCGTTCAGAACCACCCTTTTCACAACGGCAATAAGCGAACGGCTCTCGTAGCGATGCTCGTGTTTCTCGACCGGCACAATCTAGTAATTCAATCCGATGAGGCAGACCTCTACCGGTTCATGGTCCAGGTGGCCGCGCATGGGCTCCTTGACCCGGACGTGGAATATGACCGGATCGCCGATCGTGAGGTTTTAGCAATAGCCAATTGGATTCACAAGCGCACGAGGCAGATTCGACGCGAGGATCGCGCGGTAACGTGGCGCGAACTCTCGCACAGGCTGCGCGAATTGGGCTGCGAAGTGCTCCCGGATCGCGGCGAGTGGATGCTTGTCAAGCGCCGCGTTTCAGGACGTCGCACCCTGCTCGGCCGTAAGACTCTGGAGCTTAGTTCTCGCTACAGAAATACAAGCGACGGACGCGAAGTTCCGAAGAGCATAATCAAGCGGATGAGACGTGAGTTACAACTTGATCCCGAAAATGGATTCGACGCTGAAGTTTTCTATGGGGACGCCAAGGGCCCCGACTTCTTTATCCTAGAATATTCCCAGTTACTCAAGAGGCTCGCGCGGGTGTAA
- a CDS encoding chitinase: MSRKDKKAAAAAAASQASATDRLQAPESDSGRRLSPLRVIGAALVAVVVASAGVVGFQWWSARASVDVKPWFASFVDVTATPKFAFENLGTTSTKDAVLSFIVSDQTNPCTPSWGGAYTMDQARGSLDLDRRIARLQQQGGTVAVSFGGQRNEELAVGCTDTTSLKNAYAAVVDRYKVGTVDLDLEGDGLVNADAAARRATAIHDLQQERRAAGKSLAVWLTLPVAPTGLTVDGTNAVAAMLKAKVDLAGVNLMTMDYGTAKDAAKSMAATSEAALTAAQKQLGVLYDRAGTHQSDPSLWAKIGATPMIGQNDDEGQVFGLADAKTLNAWAVSTGIGRMSMWSANRDKTCGSNYVDTSVVSDACSGVNQGKQTFAGLLSKGFDGRIALGEGAVTTAEPTSAAATDDPAHSPYPIWTASNSYLKGTKVTWHHNVYQAKWWTKGDVPDNPVLNAWETPWDLVGPVLPGETPIPQPTLPPGTYPDWAGETAYQKGARILFDGVPFEAKWWTKGDSPEAASANPDSSPWAPLTQDEIDTILGGGTTQK; encoded by the coding sequence ATGTCCCGGAAGGACAAGAAGGCCGCCGCGGCCGCCGCCGCCTCGCAGGCCTCCGCCACGGACCGGCTGCAGGCCCCGGAGTCGGACTCCGGCCGCCGCCTGTCCCCGTTGCGCGTGATCGGCGCCGCCCTCGTCGCCGTGGTCGTCGCCTCGGCCGGCGTGGTCGGCTTCCAGTGGTGGAGCGCCCGCGCCTCGGTGGACGTCAAGCCGTGGTTCGCCTCCTTCGTGGACGTGACCGCGACCCCGAAGTTCGCGTTCGAGAACCTGGGCACGACCTCCACCAAGGACGCCGTGCTGTCGTTCATCGTGTCCGACCAGACCAACCCGTGCACGCCCTCCTGGGGCGGCGCGTACACGATGGACCAGGCGCGCGGCTCGCTCGACCTGGACCGCCGGATCGCCCGCCTGCAGCAGCAGGGCGGCACCGTGGCGGTGTCGTTCGGCGGTCAGCGGAACGAAGAGCTCGCGGTCGGCTGCACCGACACCACGTCGCTGAAGAACGCGTACGCGGCGGTCGTCGACCGGTACAAGGTCGGCACCGTCGACCTCGACCTGGAGGGCGACGGCCTCGTGAACGCGGACGCCGCGGCTCGCCGGGCGACCGCCATCCACGACCTCCAGCAGGAGCGCCGCGCCGCAGGCAAGAGCCTCGCCGTCTGGCTGACGCTGCCCGTCGCGCCGACCGGCCTGACCGTTGACGGCACCAACGCCGTCGCGGCCATGCTGAAGGCGAAGGTCGACCTCGCCGGCGTCAACCTGATGACGATGGACTACGGAACCGCGAAGGATGCGGCGAAGTCGATGGCCGCGACCTCCGAGGCCGCGCTGACCGCGGCGCAGAAGCAGCTCGGCGTGCTGTACGACCGGGCGGGGACGCACCAGTCCGACCCGAGCCTGTGGGCGAAGATCGGCGCGACCCCGATGATCGGCCAGAACGACGACGAGGGCCAGGTGTTCGGCCTCGCCGACGCGAAGACGCTGAACGCCTGGGCGGTCTCGACGGGCATCGGCCGGATGTCGATGTGGTCGGCGAACCGCGACAAGACCTGCGGCTCGAACTACGTGGACACCAGCGTGGTGTCGGACGCGTGCAGCGGCGTGAACCAGGGCAAGCAGACCTTCGCCGGCCTCCTGTCGAAGGGCTTCGACGGCCGCATCGCGCTGGGGGAGGGCGCCGTCACCACGGCCGAGCCCACCTCCGCCGCCGCGACGGATGACCCTGCGCACTCGCCGTACCCGATCTGGACCGCGAGCAACTCGTACCTGAAGGGCACGAAGGTCACCTGGCACCACAACGTGTACCAGGCCAAGTGGTGGACGAAGGGCGACGTCCCGGACAACCCCGTGCTCAACGCGTGGGAGACCCCGTGGGACCTGGTCGGACCGGTGCTGCCGGGCGAGACCCCGATCCCGCAGCCGACCCTCCCGCCGGGCACGTACCCGGACTGGGCCGGCGAGACCGCGTACCAGAAGGGCGCCCGCATCCTGTTCGACGGCGTGCCGTTCGAGGCGAAGTGGTGGACGAAGGGCGACAGCCCGGAGGCCGCCAGCGCGAACCCCGACTCGTCCCCCTGGGCCCCGCTCACCCAGGACGAGATCGACACGATCCTGGGCGGTGGTACCACCCAGAAGTGA
- a CDS encoding glycosyltransferase family 2 protein codes for MSSTSTYSPARKRQWGAERRTEPLPTVHPKPSDRKITWSRVAIVATIVFWAIYVVTTIIRQFLVLGTQDFRFTMEAIGYTVVVTFLTFSALMYLVARQGALQRFQKHVRVPRAELDRHFAQHQPSITVLVPSYAEEPEVVRMTLLSAALQEFPSMRVVLLVDDNPNPTDPATAERLNATRALADSITGQLAEPRFRFTDALLRFELGDERAFVSDEDALELADHYRWAAEWLYAQADAHGIDDHVDVFFADQVLRALGDELALTAEAVTAAVGEGAALTSERVAQLYRRLAWTFDAELMIFERKKWASLSHEANKAMNLNAYIGLMGGTYRVEETPDGPILNAVPAGSRRPGDIEIPDSDFLLTLDADSILLREYCLRLTYFLQQPDNARVAVTQTPYSSFRGAGTRIERLAGATTDIQHILHQGKSFYGATFWVGANAVIRKRALEDIVETEWVGGFEVRRYIQDRTVIEDTESSIDLGTHGWTLVNYPERLSYSATPPDFGSLIVQRRRWANGGLLILPKLWKQVRERKRRGETVSRIELLLRVNYMASICWASFGLVFLLAYPYDGRLLSPMVLLAALPYFISQASDLRYAGYKATDIFRIYGFNLILLPVNLAGVLKSIQQSLTGKKIPFARTPKVKNRTASPLLYVIAPLAIIAFSLFTLWRDWNAHNWGNAAFAAFNATLAIWSLVAYIGIWNTIVDIFLGLTKPLYVEKKRKRSAPASAPVTESIDWRSVLYHGHAGGDVPHFERTAVRDDAPAAPDAPAVDGERQAA; via the coding sequence ATGAGTTCTACAAGTACATATTCGCCTGCCCGGAAACGACAGTGGGGCGCCGAGCGCCGCACCGAACCACTGCCCACGGTCCACCCGAAGCCCTCGGACCGGAAGATCACCTGGAGCCGCGTCGCCATCGTCGCGACCATCGTGTTCTGGGCGATCTACGTCGTCACCACGATCATCCGCCAGTTCCTCGTGCTCGGCACGCAGGACTTCCGCTTCACGATGGAGGCGATCGGCTACACGGTCGTCGTCACCTTCCTCACCTTCTCCGCGCTGATGTACCTGGTCGCCCGGCAGGGCGCGCTGCAGCGCTTCCAGAAGCACGTGCGCGTCCCGCGCGCCGAGCTCGACCGCCACTTCGCCCAGCACCAGCCGTCCATCACGGTGCTCGTGCCCTCCTACGCGGAGGAGCCGGAGGTCGTGCGGATGACGCTGCTCTCGGCAGCGCTGCAGGAGTTCCCCTCCATGCGCGTCGTGCTGCTGGTCGACGACAACCCGAACCCGACCGACCCGGCCACGGCCGAGCGGCTGAACGCCACTCGTGCACTCGCGGACAGCATCACCGGGCAGCTCGCCGAGCCGCGGTTCCGCTTCACGGACGCGCTGCTGCGCTTCGAGCTGGGCGACGAGCGCGCCTTCGTCTCCGACGAGGACGCGCTGGAGCTGGCCGACCACTACCGCTGGGCGGCCGAGTGGCTGTACGCCCAGGCCGACGCGCACGGGATCGACGACCACGTGGACGTCTTCTTCGCCGACCAAGTGCTCCGCGCCCTCGGCGACGAGCTGGCCCTGACCGCGGAGGCCGTGACGGCCGCCGTCGGCGAGGGCGCCGCGCTCACCTCCGAGCGCGTGGCCCAGCTCTACCGCCGCCTGGCGTGGACCTTCGACGCCGAGCTGATGATCTTCGAGCGCAAGAAGTGGGCGTCCCTCTCCCACGAGGCGAACAAGGCGATGAACCTCAACGCCTACATCGGCCTGATGGGCGGCACCTACCGCGTCGAGGAGACGCCGGACGGCCCGATCCTGAACGCCGTGCCCGCGGGCTCCCGCCGGCCCGGCGACATCGAGATCCCGGACAGCGACTTCCTGCTGACCCTGGACGCCGACTCCATCCTGCTGCGCGAGTACTGCCTGCGGCTGACCTACTTCCTGCAGCAGCCGGACAACGCGCGCGTCGCCGTGACGCAGACCCCGTACTCGTCGTTCCGCGGCGCGGGCACCCGCATCGAGCGCCTCGCCGGCGCGACGACCGACATCCAGCACATCCTCCACCAGGGCAAGAGCTTCTACGGAGCGACGTTCTGGGTCGGTGCGAACGCGGTCATCCGCAAGCGCGCGCTGGAGGACATCGTCGAGACCGAGTGGGTCGGCGGCTTCGAGGTGCGCCGGTACATCCAGGACCGCACCGTCATCGAGGACACCGAGTCGAGCATCGACCTCGGCACCCACGGCTGGACGCTCGTGAACTACCCGGAGCGGCTCAGCTACTCGGCCACCCCGCCGGACTTCGGCTCGCTGATCGTCCAGCGTCGCCGGTGGGCGAACGGCGGCCTCCTGATCCTGCCGAAGCTGTGGAAGCAGGTCCGTGAGCGCAAGCGCCGCGGCGAGACCGTCTCGCGGATCGAGCTGCTGCTCCGGGTCAACTACATGGCCTCCATCTGCTGGGCGAGCTTCGGCCTGGTGTTCCTGCTGGCGTACCCGTACGACGGCCGGCTGCTCAGCCCGATGGTGCTGCTGGCCGCGCTGCCGTACTTCATCAGCCAGGCAAGCGACCTCCGCTACGCCGGCTACAAGGCCACCGACATCTTCCGGATCTACGGCTTCAACCTGATCCTGCTGCCGGTGAACCTGGCGGGTGTGCTCAAGTCGATCCAGCAGTCGCTGACCGGCAAGAAGATCCCGTTCGCCCGCACGCCGAAGGTCAAGAACCGCACCGCGTCCCCGCTGCTGTACGTGATCGCGCCGCTCGCGATCATCGCGTTCTCGCTGTTCACGCTGTGGCGGGACTGGAACGCGCACAACTGGGGCAACGCCGCGTTCGCCGCGTTCAACGCGACCCTGGCGATCTGGTCGCTCGTCGCCTACATCGGCATCTGGAACACGATCGTGGACATCTTCCTCGGCCTGACCAAGCCGCTCTACGTCGAGAAGAAGCGCAAGCGCTCCGCCCCGGCGTCCGCTCCGGTCACCGAGTCGATCGACTGGCGCTCGGTGCTGTACCACGGGCACGCCGGCGGGGATGTGCCGCACTTCGAGCGCACGGCGGTGCGGGATGACGCTCCCGCTGCTCCGGACGCTCCGGCGGTCGACGGCGAGAGGCAGGCCGCCTGA
- the der gene encoding ribosome biogenesis GTPase Der translates to MSDIENEPVGADDLVERLAGLDENLAVQRAAALRSGLEEYELDDTDLDLLGTVTEDPDAITYLPALPVLAIVGRPNVGKSALVNRILGRREAVVEDTPGVTRDRVSYQAEWNGRRFTIVDTGGWEPDARGIDASVAAQAEVAIDLADAVLFVVDATVGATSTDEHVVRLLRKTKKPVFLAANKVDDARQEPYATELWSLGLGEPWPVSALHGRGVADLLDEILKALPEVSKVAKQEVGGPRRVAIVGRPNVGKSSLLNKAAGEERVVVNELAGTTRDPVDEQVELGGKVWRFVDTAGIRRRVHLQQGADFYASLRTSTALEKAEVAVVVLDVSEPISEQDVRIIDLVLESGRALVLAFNKWDLLDDDRRRYLEREIEQDLAHVSWAPRVNISARTGRHLEKLVPALELALESWDTRIPTGKFNAFLAELTAAHPHPVRGGKQPRILFGTQASSRPPTFVAFTTGFLDPGYRRYIIRRLREVYGFEGSPIVLNMRVREKRKR, encoded by the coding sequence ATGTCTGACATCGAGAACGAGCCTGTAGGCGCCGACGACCTGGTCGAGCGCCTCGCCGGCCTGGACGAGAACCTCGCGGTGCAGCGCGCCGCCGCCCTCCGCAGCGGTCTGGAGGAGTACGAGCTCGACGACACCGACCTCGATCTCCTCGGGACGGTCACCGAGGACCCCGACGCGATCACCTACCTGCCCGCGCTGCCGGTGCTGGCCATCGTCGGCCGCCCGAACGTCGGCAAGTCGGCGCTCGTCAACCGCATCCTGGGCCGCCGCGAGGCCGTCGTGGAGGACACCCCCGGCGTCACGCGCGACCGCGTCTCGTACCAGGCGGAGTGGAACGGCCGCCGGTTCACGATCGTGGACACCGGCGGCTGGGAGCCCGACGCCCGCGGCATCGACGCCTCTGTCGCCGCGCAGGCGGAGGTCGCGATCGACCTCGCCGACGCGGTGCTGTTCGTCGTGGACGCGACCGTGGGCGCGACCTCCACCGACGAGCACGTGGTCCGGCTGCTCCGCAAGACGAAGAAGCCGGTGTTCCTCGCCGCCAACAAGGTGGACGACGCCCGCCAGGAGCCCTACGCGACCGAGCTGTGGTCGCTGGGCCTCGGCGAGCCGTGGCCGGTCTCCGCACTGCACGGCCGCGGCGTGGCCGACCTGCTGGACGAGATCCTGAAGGCGCTGCCCGAGGTCTCCAAGGTCGCCAAGCAGGAGGTCGGCGGCCCGCGGCGCGTGGCCATCGTCGGCCGCCCGAACGTCGGGAAGTCCTCGCTGCTGAACAAGGCGGCGGGGGAGGAGCGCGTGGTCGTCAACGAGCTCGCCGGCACCACCCGCGACCCGGTGGACGAGCAGGTCGAGCTGGGCGGCAAGGTCTGGCGCTTCGTCGACACCGCCGGCATCCGCCGCCGCGTGCACCTGCAGCAGGGCGCCGACTTCTACGCCTCGCTGCGCACCTCCACCGCGCTGGAGAAGGCGGAGGTCGCCGTCGTCGTGCTCGACGTGTCCGAGCCGATCAGCGAGCAGGACGTCCGCATCATCGACCTGGTGCTGGAGTCCGGCCGCGCGCTCGTGCTGGCCTTCAACAAGTGGGACCTCCTCGACGACGACCGCCGCCGCTACCTGGAGCGCGAGATCGAGCAGGACCTCGCGCACGTCTCCTGGGCGCCGCGCGTCAACATCTCGGCGCGCACCGGCCGCCACCTGGAGAAGCTGGTGCCCGCGCTCGAGCTGGCGCTGGAGTCGTGGGACACCCGCATCCCGACCGGCAAGTTCAACGCCTTCCTCGCCGAGCTCACCGCGGCGCATCCGCACCCGGTCCGCGGCGGCAAGCAGCCGCGCATCCTGTTCGGCACGCAGGCGAGCAGCCGTCCGCCGACATTCGTGGCGTTCACCACGGGCTTCCTCGACCCGGGCTACCGGCGCTACATCATCCGCCGGCTCCGCGAGGTGTACGGCTTCGAGGGCAGCCCGATCGTGCTCAACATGCGCGTGCGCGAGAAGCGCAAGCGCTGA
- the cmk gene encoding (d)CMP kinase, giving the protein MTDPTDPTDTADRTEAAGLPIVVAVDGPAGSGKSSVSKAAARTLGWSYLDTGAAYRALSWFVVQRRLDPTDSAAVIDALPDFDYRIGTDPDTYHVFVGDHDVTDAIREPEVTAVVSAIARVPEVRAFLTGLFRSIIAHGEKRGIVVEGRDITTVVCPDAPVRILLTADEEVRMARRSAELTGHSAAHVGEALRRRDAADSRVVDFMNAADGVTTVDSTDLDFDQTVDAVIAVVQKETHV; this is encoded by the coding sequence ATGACCGACCCCACCGACCCCACCGACACCGCCGACCGAACCGAGGCTGCGGGCCTCCCGATCGTCGTCGCCGTCGACGGGCCCGCCGGCAGCGGCAAGTCGTCCGTCTCGAAGGCGGCCGCCCGCACGCTCGGCTGGTCGTACCTCGACACCGGCGCCGCCTACCGCGCGCTCAGCTGGTTCGTCGTCCAGCGCCGCCTCGACCCCACCGACTCCGCCGCCGTGATCGACGCGCTCCCGGACTTCGACTACCGGATCGGAACCGACCCGGACACGTACCACGTGTTCGTCGGCGACCACGACGTCACCGACGCGATCCGCGAGCCGGAGGTCACCGCCGTGGTCAGCGCGATCGCGCGGGTGCCGGAGGTGCGCGCGTTCCTGACCGGACTGTTCCGGTCGATCATCGCGCACGGCGAGAAGCGCGGCATCGTGGTCGAGGGCCGCGACATCACGACCGTGGTCTGCCCCGATGCCCCGGTGCGCATCCTGCTCACCGCCGACGAAGAGGTTAGAATGGCGAGGCGTTCTGCCGAGCTGACCGGCCATTCCGCCGCCCACGTCGGTGAGGCCCTCCGCAGACGAGACGCGGCCGACTCCCGGGTCGTGGACTTCATGAACGCCGCAGACGGCGTGACCACCGTCGACTCCACCGACCTCGACTTCGACCAGACCGTCGACGCGGTCATCGCGGTCGTACAGAAAGAGACCCATGTCTGA
- a CDS encoding prephenate dehydrogenase translates to MTDSASRLAGPVRVVGAGLLGASVGLGLRARGVDVLLADASPAHLRLAADYGAGRPDDGAVEPALIVVAVPPDLVSRVVADELAAHPAAVVTDVASVKGQPLAELVEAGIDLSRYVGSHPLAGRERGGPSAARADLFIGRPWVVAARPENARASVNLVEALILDLGATPVEMAADDHDAAVALVSHTPQIVSSLMAKRLAASTDAALGLAGQGVRDVTRIAGSEPELWVQILGANAPAIVAILRAYRDDLDRVLAALDDVDAAGSRRTIAEEIAGGNLGVSRLPGKHGQDKRFSSLVVMVDDRPGELARLLAELGDLDVNLEDLRLEHSPGAAFGLAEIAVLPEVWQRTVTDLTDRGWRIAG, encoded by the coding sequence GTGACTGATTCCGCCTCCCGCCTCGCCGGACCCGTCCGCGTGGTCGGCGCGGGGCTGCTCGGGGCGTCCGTCGGGCTCGGGCTGCGCGCCCGCGGCGTGGACGTGCTGCTCGCCGACGCCTCTCCCGCCCATCTGCGCCTCGCCGCCGACTACGGCGCCGGGCGACCGGACGACGGGGCCGTGGAGCCCGCGCTCATCGTGGTGGCGGTGCCGCCCGACCTGGTGTCGCGCGTCGTCGCCGACGAGCTGGCCGCCCATCCCGCCGCGGTCGTCACCGACGTCGCGAGCGTCAAGGGCCAGCCGCTCGCCGAGCTCGTGGAGGCCGGAATCGACCTCTCCCGCTACGTCGGCTCGCACCCCCTCGCCGGGCGCGAGCGCGGCGGTCCCAGCGCCGCGCGCGCCGACCTGTTCATCGGCCGCCCGTGGGTGGTCGCCGCGCGCCCCGAGAACGCGCGCGCGTCCGTCAACCTCGTGGAGGCGCTCATCCTCGACCTCGGCGCCACGCCCGTCGAGATGGCGGCCGACGACCACGACGCCGCCGTCGCGCTCGTCTCGCACACGCCCCAGATCGTCTCCTCGCTCATGGCGAAGCGGCTCGCGGCCTCCACCGACGCCGCGCTCGGCCTCGCCGGGCAGGGCGTCCGCGACGTGACGCGCATCGCCGGAAGCGAGCCGGAGCTGTGGGTGCAGATCCTCGGCGCCAACGCGCCCGCGATCGTGGCGATCCTGCGCGCCTACCGCGACGACCTCGACCGGGTGCTCGCCGCCCTCGACGACGTCGACGCCGCCGGCTCCCGCCGCACCATCGCGGAGGAGATCGCCGGCGGCAACCTCGGCGTCTCCCGGCTTCCGGGCAAGCACGGCCAGGACAAGCGGTTCTCCAGCCTCGTCGTCATGGTGGACGACCGGCCGGGCGAGCTGGCGCGCCTCCTCGCCGAGCTCGGCGACCTGGACGTGAACCTGGAGGACCTGCGCCTGGAGCACTCGCCCGGCGCCGCCTTCGGCCTGGCGGAGATCGCCGTGCTCCCCGAGGTGTGGCAGCGCACCGTGACCGACCTGACCGACCGTGGCTGGAGGATCGCCGGATGA
- a CDS encoding pseudouridine synthase has translation MSGDRANGDASAQGERLQKVMAAAGVASRRVSEDLIVAGRVTVNGQVVTELGRRVDPATDRVAVDGTAVQLDTSRRYVMLNKPVGVVSSMRDEQGRPDLSRFTADYPERLFNVGRLDAETSGLLILTNDGELAHVLAHPSFGVTKTYIARVRGAVTPQTIARLTKGVELEDGPIAADKARLLQSRSGGGDSLVELTLHSGRNRIVRRMMAEVGHPVIELVRRQFGPLHLGTLKVGAMRDLTKDELGALLTISRR, from the coding sequence ATGTCCGGTGACCGTGCGAACGGAGACGCCTCCGCGCAGGGCGAGCGCCTCCAGAAGGTCATGGCTGCGGCCGGTGTGGCCTCCCGCCGGGTGTCGGAGGACCTGATCGTCGCCGGCCGCGTCACGGTGAACGGCCAGGTCGTCACCGAGCTCGGCCGCCGCGTCGATCCCGCGACCGACCGCGTGGCCGTCGACGGCACCGCGGTCCAGCTCGACACGTCCCGCCGCTACGTGATGCTCAACAAGCCTGTCGGCGTGGTGAGCTCGATGCGCGACGAGCAGGGCCGCCCCGACCTGTCGCGCTTCACTGCGGACTACCCCGAGCGGCTGTTCAACGTCGGCCGCCTGGACGCCGAGACCTCCGGCCTCCTGATCCTGACGAACGACGGCGAGCTCGCCCACGTGCTCGCGCACCCCAGCTTCGGCGTGACCAAGACCTACATCGCCCGCGTCCGCGGCGCGGTCACCCCGCAGACGATCGCACGGTTGACCAAGGGCGTCGAACTGGAGGACGGCCCGATCGCCGCCGACAAGGCACGGCTGCTGCAGTCGCGCTCGGGTGGGGGCGACAGCCTCGTGGAGCTCACGCTGCACTCGGGCCGCAACCGCATCGTCCGCCGCATGATGGCGGAGGTCGGGCATCCGGTGATCGAGCTGGTGCGCCGCCAGTTCGGGCCGCTGCATCTGGGCACGCTGAAGGTCGGCGCGATGCGCGACCTGACCAAGGACGAACTGGGCGCTCTGCTCACGATCTCGCGGCGGTAG
- the scpB gene encoding SMC-Scp complex subunit ScpB: MTVDGTELETEPAAVEDAQIERALEAILMVADEPMSLVTLATAVGAPVKRVRAAVDALVADFDGVAGSDGTPGVRRGFELREVGGGWRVYVRPEFDAVVSGYVLQQNPTRLSQAALESLAVIAYKQPISRGAIASIRAVNVDSVVRTLLGRGLITELFTDSETGAINYGTTDLLLTQLGINSIEELPKISPLLADGAEGFDDVR, encoded by the coding sequence ATGACGGTTGACGGAACCGAGCTGGAGACCGAGCCGGCGGCGGTCGAGGACGCGCAGATCGAGCGCGCGCTGGAGGCCATCCTCATGGTCGCCGACGAGCCGATGAGCCTCGTCACCCTCGCGACCGCGGTCGGCGCGCCGGTCAAGCGCGTCCGCGCGGCGGTCGACGCGCTGGTGGCCGACTTCGACGGCGTGGCGGGGTCCGACGGTACGCCGGGCGTCCGCCGCGGTTTCGAGCTGCGGGAGGTCGGCGGCGGCTGGCGCGTCTACGTCCGGCCGGAGTTCGACGCCGTCGTGTCGGGCTACGTCCTCCAGCAGAACCCCACCCGGCTGTCGCAGGCGGCGCTGGAGAGCCTGGCGGTGATCGCGTACAAGCAGCCGATCAGCCGCGGTGCGATCGCCTCCATCCGCGCCGTCAACGTGGACTCCGTGGTGCGCACGCTCCTTGGCCGGGGCCTGATCACCGAGCTGTTCACGGACAGCGAGACGGGCGCGATCAACTACGGCACCACCGACCTGCTGCTCACCCAGCTCGGCATCAACTCGATCGAGGAGCTGCCGAAGATCTCGCCGCTGCTGGCGGACGGAGCGGAAGGTTTCGACGATGTCCGGTGA
- a CDS encoding segregation and condensation protein A: MAPSPEAPQEQDTAGEGGFRVAVGQFEGPFDLLLSLISKHELDITEISLSRVTDEFIAYLRRLDADESLDEASEFLLVAATLLDLKIAGLLPQGELVDAEDVALLEARDLLFARLLQYRAFKEASAWFASRLDAESSRHARTVRLEDKYRQRTPELVWTLTAEDFAALATLAMTPREIPVVGLDHLHAPLVSIREQAAVVVGMLRAGEPLSFRQLVAGAEQKGVVIARFLAVLELYRHAAIAFEQLEPLGELTLRWTAEHWSEENLSNLGADYDG; the protein is encoded by the coding sequence GTGGCGCCGTCGCCTGAGGCGCCGCAGGAACAGGACACCGCCGGCGAGGGCGGCTTCCGCGTCGCGGTCGGCCAGTTCGAGGGGCCGTTCGACCTCCTGCTGTCGCTGATCTCCAAGCACGAGCTGGACATCACCGAGATCTCGCTGAGCCGGGTCACGGACGAGTTCATCGCCTACCTGCGCCGGCTCGACGCCGACGAGAGCCTGGACGAGGCGAGCGAGTTCCTGCTGGTGGCCGCGACGCTCCTGGACCTCAAGATCGCCGGGCTCCTGCCGCAGGGCGAGCTGGTCGACGCAGAGGACGTCGCGCTGCTGGAGGCGCGCGACCTGCTGTTCGCGCGGCTGCTGCAGTACCGGGCGTTCAAGGAGGCGTCGGCGTGGTTCGCGTCGCGGCTCGACGCCGAGAGCTCCCGGCACGCGCGCACGGTGCGGCTGGAGGACAAGTACCGGCAGCGCACGCCCGAGCTGGTCTGGACGCTGACCGCGGAGGACTTCGCGGCGCTCGCGACGCTGGCGATGACGCCGCGCGAGATCCCCGTCGTCGGCCTCGACCACCTGCACGCGCCACTGGTCAGCATCCGCGAGCAGGCCGCCGTGGTGGTCGGGATGCTGCGTGCGGGCGAGCCGCTGTCGTTCCGGCAGCTGGTGGCCGGCGCCGAGCAGAAGGGCGTCGTGATCGCCCGGTTCCTCGCCGTGCTGGAGCTGTACCGGCACGCGGCGATCGCGTTCGAGCAGCTGGAGCCGCTGGGCGAGCTGACGCTGCGCTGGACGGCCGAGCACTGGTCGGAGGAGAACCTGTCGAACCTGGGAGCGGATTATGACGGTTGA